From Salvelinus namaycush isolate Seneca chromosome 27, SaNama_1.0, whole genome shotgun sequence, the proteins below share one genomic window:
- the LOC120022494 gene encoding chromodomain-helicase-DNA-binding protein 4-like isoform X2: MSGSEDDRDDFGAPEDRSLMQDEEEEMSESEAPKVKKKKAKKSRENKSSKRRTSRREDVPMSSPEPMETPEVDRDEERAAPRSDSEGSDYNPGKKKKKNRGSTSKEKKRSSTSTDRNGGGKDKRKDPEPEEEEDEDDDDDSLEPKTSSQLLDDWGMEDIDHVFSDEDYRSLTNYKAFSQYVRPLIAAKNPKIAVSKMMMVLGAKWREFSTNNPLRGSAAATAALAAANVSAAVESMVAEVAPAPVAEPQAPVAPPLKKAKTKEGKGPNARKKSRPTPKPAEKKKVATKKVAPLKIKLGGFNSKRKRSSSEEDEPDVESDFDDASMNSVSVSDGSNSRSSRSKKPKSKPKKKKGLYSAVEEDGDGYETDHQDYCEVCQQGGEIILCDTCPRAYHMVCLDPDMENAPEGTWSCPHCEKEGKQWEAREEGSEEEEEEVEAEPEEDDHHMEFCRVCKDGGELLCCDSCPSSYHIHCLNPPLPEIPNGEWICPRCTCPPMKGKVQKILTWRWGDPPPPTPIPRPPDLPADQPDPAPLAGRPEREFFAKWSNMSYWHCSWVSELQLELHCQVMFRNYQRKNDMDEPPSVDFGEGDEEKSTKRKAKDPLYAKMEEKYYRFGIKIAWMMIHRILNHSQDKKNNVHYLIKWKDLAYDQATWEAEDMDIPEFDVFRQQYWNHRELMMGDEGKPGKKIKVKGKTKRMDRPPENPVVDPTIKFERQPDYIDSTGGNLHPYQLEGLNWLRFSWAQGTDTILADEMGLGKTVQTAVFLYSLYKEGHSKGPFLVSAPLSTIINWEREFEMWAPDMYVVTYVGDKDSRAVIRENEFSFENNAIRGGKRASKMKKDSSVKFHVLLTSYELITIDMAILGSIDWACLVVDEAHRLKNNQSKFFRVLNNYPLQHKLLLTGTPLQNNLEELFHLLNFLTPERFSNLEGFLEEFADIAKEDQIKKLHDMLGPHMLRRLKADVFKHMPSKTELIVRVELSPMQKKYYKFILTRNFEALNTRSGGNQVSLLNVVMDLKKCCNHPYLFPVAAMEAPKMPNGMYDGSALTKSAGKLTLMQKMMRKLKDGGHRVLIFSQMTKMLDLLEDFLENEGYKYERIDGSITGGMRQEAIDRFNAPGALQFAFLLSTRAGGLGINLATADTVIIYDSDWNPHNDIQAFSRAHRIGQNKKVMIYRFVTKASVEERITQVAKKKMMLTHLVVRPGLGSKTGSMSKQELDDILKFGTEELFKDELGKGDKEGENKEEDSQVIHYDDMAVDRLLDRNQESETPEETEIGSMNEYLGSFKVAQYVVKDEEEAEEEVQREIIKQEESVDPDYWEKLLRHHYEQQQEDLARNLGKGKRIRKQVNYNDGSQEDRGSRRADWQDDQSDNNSDYSVASEEGDEDFDERAEGGAANSRRPNRKGMRGDRDKPLPPLLARVGGNIEVLGFNVRQRKAFLNAVMRYGMPPQDAFTTQWLVRDLRGKSEKEFKAYVSLFMRHLCEPGADGAETFADGVPREGLSRQHVLTRIGVMSLIRKKVQEFEHVNGQWSMPWMMELEESKKAAAAAAAGARPDSPGKTPSTGTPADTQPNTPATAPKTPSTGTPADTQPNTPAPDDPSKTEDATKDGEKEEKKDGEVEKEESRKTEDPEVNAIPDKEEKTPSPEPKEKDEDEPMETDKPANGEAEKEKDGETAEKSAQGEEETKSPAAEAKMDVSEVKSEDSEAKAEEKKEKTEKMDTTPASEEKKEQKEEKDGAKAEELAKLQNGDSVKEVVAAGVSEEKKKAKTRFMFNIADGGFTELHSLWQNEERAATVTKKTNEIWHRRHDYWLLAGIIQHGYARWQDIQNDVKYAILNEPFKAEMNRGNFLEIKNKFLARRFKLLEQALVIEEQLRRAAYLNMSEDPSHPSMALNTRFSEVECLAESHQHLSKESMSGNKPANAVLHKVLKQLEELLSDMKADVTRLPATIARIPPVAVRLQMSERNILSRLASRGPEPQPQQPQLSQQ; the protein is encoded by the exons ATGTCTGGAAGCGAGGACGATAGGGATGATTTTGGAGCCCCAGAGGACCGGTCTCTAATGCAAG atgaggaagaggagatgTCAGAGAGTGAGGCCCCGAAGGTGAAGAAGAAGAAGGCCAAGAAGAGCCGGGAGAACAAAAGCAGCAAGAGGCGGACCTCTCGCAGAGAG GATGTGCCTATGAGCTCCCCTGAGCCCATGGAGACCCCCGAGGTGGACAGGGACGAGGAGCGAGCGGCACCCCGCTCGGACAGCGAGGGCAGCGACTACAACCcggggaagaagaagaagaagaacagggGGAGCACCTCCAAGGAGAAGAAAAGGAGCAGCACCAGCACTGACAGAAACGGCGGAGGAAAGGACAAGAGGAAGGACCCTGAacctgaggaagaggaggatgaggacgaTGACGACGATAGCTTG GAGCCTAAGACGTCGTCCCAGCTCCTGGATGACTGGGGAATGGAGGACATTGACCACGTCTTCAGCGACGAGGACTACCGCTCCCTCACCAACTACAAGGCCTTCAGCCAATATGTCAG ACCACTCATCGCGGCCAAGAACCCCAAGATCGCCGTGTCCAAGATGATGATGGTACTGGGTGCCAAGTGGCGTGAGTTCAGCACCAACAATCCCCTGAGAGGCTCCGCCGCCGCCACTGCCGCCTTGGCCGCCGCCAACGTGTCTGCCGCAGTGGAGAGCATGGTGGCGGAGGTCGCTCCCGCCCCGGTCGCCGAGCCCCAGGCACCGGTCGCCCCGCCTCTGAAAAAGGCCAAGACCAAAGAGGGCAAAGGTCCTAATGCTCGTAAGAAGTCCAGGCCCACCCCCAAGCCTGCAGAGAAGAAGAAAGTGGCTACAAAGAAGGTAGCTCCGCTCAAGATCAAACTAGGAGGCTTCAACAGCAAGAGGAAACGCTCCTCG AGTGAAGAGGATGAGCCTGACGTGGAGAGTGACTTTGACGACGCCAGCATGAACAGCGTGTCCGTGTCGGACGGCTCCAACAGCCGCAGCAGCCGCTCCAAGAAGCCCAAGAGCAAGCCCAAGAAGAAGAAGGGTCTGTactctgcag TCGAGGAGGACGGTGACGGATATGAGACAGACCACCAGGACTACTGTGAGGTGTGCCAGCAGGGAGGGGAGATCATTCTGTGCGACACCTGTCCCAGGGCCTACCACATGGTGTGTCTGGACCCCGACATGGAGAACGCCCCAGAGGGCACCTGGAGCTGCCCACACTGC GAGAAGGAGGGCAAACAGTGGGAGGCGCGGGAGGAGGGctcagaagaagaggaggaggaggtggaggcagAGCCGGAGGAGGATGACCACCACATGGAGTTCTGCAGGGTGTGTAAGGACGGTGGCGAGCTGCTCTGCTGCGACTCCTGTCCCTCCTCCTACCACATCCACTGTCTCAACCCGCCCCTGCCTGAGATCCCCAACGGAGAGTGGATCTGCCCACGCTGCACT TGTCCACCCATGAAGGGCAAGGTGCAGAAGATTCTGACGTGGCGCTGGGGCGACCCCCCTCCGCCCACGCCCATCCCCCGCCCCCCAGACCTCCCGGCTGACCAGCCTGACCCCGCCCCTCTGGCCGGGCGCCCTGAGAGGGAGTTCTTCGCCAAGTGGAGCAACATGTCCTACTGGCACTGCTCCTGGGTGTCTGAGCTGCAG TTGGAGCTGCACTGTCAGGTGATGTTCAGGAACTACCAGAGGAAGAACGACATGGACGAGCCTCCTTCAGTAGACTTTGGCGAGGGCGACGAGGAAAAGAGCACGAAGAGGAAGGCCAAGGACCCGCTCTACGCCAAGATGGAGGAGAAGTACTACCGCTTCGGCATCAAGATCGCCTGGATGATGATTCACCGCATCCTTAACCACAG TCAGGACAAGAAGAATAACGTACACTACCTCATCAAGTGGAAAGACCTTGCCTACGACCAGGCCACCTGGGAGGCTGAGGACATGGACATCCCAGAGTTTGACGTCTTCAGACAGCAGTACTGGAACCACAG GGAGCTGATGATGGGCGACGAGGGTAAACCAGGGAAGAAGATCAAGGTGAAAGGCAAGACGAAGAGGATGGACCGGCCTCCTGAGAATCCTGTCGTTGAT CCCACCATCAAGTTTGAGCGGCAGCCTGATTACATAGACAGTACGGGGGGCAACCTGCACCCCTACCAGCTGGAGGGTCTCAACTGGCTGCGTTTCTCCTGGGCACAGGGCACAGACACTATTCTGGCTGACGAGATGGGACTGGGCAAGACTGTGCAGACTGCCGTGTTCCTCTACTCACTCTacaaagag GGTCACTCCAAGGGCCCGTTCCTGGTGAGCGCCCCCCTGTCTACCATCATTAACtgggagagagagtttgagatGTGGGCACCGGACATGTACGTGGTGACCTACGTAGGAGACAAGGACAGCAGAGCCGTCATCAGAGAGAACGAGTTCTCCTTCGAGAACAACGCCATCCGTGGAGGCAAGAGGGCTTCTAAGATGAAG AAAGACTCATCGGTGAAGTTCCATGTGCTGCTGACGTCCTATGAGTTGATCACCATCGACATGGCCATCCTAGGTTCCATAGATTGGGCCTGTCTGGTGGTCGATGAGGCCCACAGGCTCAAAAACAACCAGTCCAAG TTCTTCAGAGTGCTGAACAACTATCCTCTCCAGCACAAGCTGCTACTGACCGGTACACCTCTACAGAACAACCTGGAAGAGTTGTTCCACCTCCTCAACTTCCTCACGCCAGAGagattcag tAACCTGGAGGGTTTCCTGGAAGAGTTTGCTGACATTGCCAAAGAGGACCAGATCAAGAAGCTGCATGACATGCTGGGACCCCACATGCTCAGGAGACTGAAGGCTGACGTCTTCAAACACATGCCCTCCAAGACGGAGCTCATCGTCAGGGTGGAGCTCAGCCCCATGCAGAA GAAGTACTACAAATTCATCCTCACCCGTAACTTTGAGGCCCTGAACACGCGCAGTGGTGGAAATCAAGTATCCCTGCTCAACGTGGTGATGGACCTCAAGAAGTGCTGCAATCACCCCTACCTCTTCCCTGTGGCTGCCATG GAAGCCCCAAAGATGCCCAATGGGATGTACGACGGTAGCGCCCTCACTAAGTCTGCCGGGAAACTGACGCTAATGCAGAAGATGATGAGGAAGCTGAAAGACGGAGGGCACAGAGTACTCATCTTCTCTCAG ATGACCAAGATGCTTGACCTGCTGGAGGACTTCCTGGAGAACGAGGGCTACAAGTACGAGCGTATCGACGGCAGCATCACCGGGGGCATGAGACAGGAGGCCATCGACAGATTCAATG CTCCTGGAGCGCTGCAGTTTGCCTTCCTGCTGTCGACGAGAGCTGGAGGTCTGGGTATCAACCTGGCCACCGCCGACACAGTCATCATCTACGACTCCGACTGGAACCCTCACAACGACATCCAG GCGTTCAGCAGAGCTCACCGTATCGGACAGAACAAGAAGGTGATGATCTACCGCTTCGTCACAAAGGCCTCTGTGGAGGAGAGGATCACTCAG GTTGCCAAGAAGAAGATGATGTTGACCCACCTGGTGGTGCGTCCTGGTCTGGGCTCCAAGACGGGTTCCATGTCCAAACAGGAGCTGGACGACATCCTCAAGTTTGGCACGGAGGAGCTGTTCAAGGACGAGCTTGGAAAGGGGGACAAAGAAG GTGAGAACAAGGAGGAGGACAGCCAGGTGATCCACTATGATGACATGGCGGTGGACAGACTGCTGGACAGGAACCAGGAGTCCGAAACCCCGGAGGAAACGGAGATCGGGAGCATGAACGAGTACCTCGGTTCCTTCAAGGTGGCCCAGTACGTGGTCAAGGACGAGGAGGAGGCG GAGGAGGAAGTACAGAGGGAGATCATCAAGCAGGAGGAGAGTGTCGACCCAGACTACTGGGAGAAGCTGCTCAGGCACCACTATGAGCAGCAGCAGGAGGACCTGGCCCGCAACCTGGGCAAGGGCAAGCGCATCCGCAAGCAGGTCAACTACAACGACGGCTCCCAGGAGGACCGAGGTAGTAGACGAG CAGATTGGCAGGATGACCAATCGGACAACAACTCGGACTACTCTGTGGCCTCCGAGGAGGGCGACGAGGACTTTGATGAGCGGGCAGAAG GCGGTGCAGCCAACTCTCGCAGACCCAACAGGAAAGGCATGCGGGGCGACAGGGACAAGCCGCTGCCCCCCCTGCTGGCCAGAGTGGGAGGCAACATTGAG GTGTTGGGCTTCAACGTTCGCCAGAGGAAGGCCTTCCTGAATGCAGTGATGCGTTATGGGATGCCTCCTCAGGACGCCTTCACCACCCAGTGGCTGGTCAGAGACCTGCGTGGGAAATCTGAGAAAGAGTTCAA GGCGTACGTCTCCCTTTTCATGAGGCACCTGTGCGAGCCCGGCGCCGACGGAGCCGAGACCTTTGCCGACGGCGTCCCCCGCGAAGGGTTGTCGCGGCAACACGTACTCACCCGCATCGGTGTGATGTCGCTGATCCGCAAGAAG GTCCAGGAGTTCGAGCACGTCAACGGCCAGTGGTCCATGCCCTGGATGATGGAGCTGGAGGAGAGTAAAAAGGCTgcggccgctgctgctgctggagCCCGCCCCGACTCCCCAGGGAAGACCCCCTCCACGGGCACGCCTGCAGACACGCAGCCCAACACGCCCGCCACAG CCCCCAAAACTCCCTCCACTGGCACACCCGCAGACACGCAACCCAACACGCCTGCCCCAG ACGATCCTTCGAAGACTGAGGACGCCACGAAGGATGgcgagaaagaggagaagaaagacggcgaggtggagaaggaggagtCCAGAAAGACGGAAGACCCAGAG GTCAATGCGATCCCCGATAAAGAGGAGAAGACTCCTTCCCCTGAACCAAAAGAGAAAGATGAAGACGAGCCCATGGAAACAGACAAGCCTGCCAACGGCGAGGCGGAAAAGGAGAAGGACGGCGAGACTGCAGAGAAGAGTGCTCAGGGAGAAGAGGAGACCAAGTCTCCAGCAGCAGAGGCCAAGATGGACGTGTCCGAGGTCAAATCGGAAGACTCCGAGGCCAAAG cagaagagaagaaagagaagacgGAGAAGATGGATACCACTCCTGCCTCAGAGGAAAAGAAAG AGCAAAAGGAGGAGAAGGATGGCGCGAAGGCGGAGGAGCTGGCCAAGCTGCAGAACGGGGACAGTGTGAAGGAGGTGGTGGCGGCCGGAGTCAGTGAGGAGAAGAAGAAAGCCAAGACGAGATTCATGTTCAACATCGCCGACGGAGGATTCACAG AGCTACACTCCTTGTGGCAGAACGAGGAGAGGGCTGCCACCGTCACCAAGAAGACCAACGAGATCTGGCACCGTCGCCATGACTACTGGCTTCTGGCTGGCATCATACA ACACGGCTACGCGCGTTGGCAGGACATTCAGAACGACGTGAAGTACGCCATCCTCAACGAGCCCTTCAAGGCTGAGATGAACCGAGGCAACTTCCTGGAGATAAAAAACAAGTTTCTGGCCAGGAGGTTCAAG CTGCTGGAGCAGGCCCTGGTGATCGAGGAGCAGCTGCGCCGGGCGGCCTACCTCAACATGTCGGAGGACCCTTCCCACCCCTCCATGGCCCTCAACACGCGCTTCAGCGAGGTGGAGTGTCTGGCCGAGTCCCACCAACACCTCAGCAAGGAGTCCATGTCGGGGAACAAGCCTGCCAACGCCGTTCTGCACAAAG tgCTGAAACAGCTGGAGGAGCTGCTCAGTGACATGAAAGCAGACGTGACCCGTCTCCCGGCAACCATCGCCCGGATACCCCCGGTCGCAGTGAGACTCCAGATGTCCGAGAGGAACATCCTCAGCCGCCTGGCCAGCAGAGGCCCCGAACCACAGCCTCAACAACCGCAG CTGTCACAACAGTAG